The following are from one region of the Populus trichocarpa isolate Nisqually-1 chromosome 8, P.trichocarpa_v4.1, whole genome shotgun sequence genome:
- the LOC7462129 gene encoding zinc finger CCCH domain-containing protein 37, translating into MAKQLYGYGAPATTSASRSRTDSYLTDSVLTRYLGTGSDPLSSDSSKYSASSSMYLTQSDSALRYSVDRGIASAAAAATSPHLSSWPPPPGVDAPSAVDSLVPGLKRTPEVLYHPTLLGAHSTIGQSEDWYSTNALAKRARFETTSHLPIYPQRPGEKDCAYYMLTRTCKFGDTCKFDHPVWVPEGGIPDWKEVPPIATSETFPDRPGVPDCPYFLKTQRCKYGLNCKFNHPKEKMSLGVSENTSISALPERPSEPPCAFYMKTGICKFGATCKFHHPKDIQISLAGQGNDDGVQTNSVVDNGGITGDVNVIKALVSVTPALLHNSKGLPMRPGEVDCPFYLKTGSCKYGATCRYNHPERTAINPPAAAIGHPIIAPSMANLNLGVFSPAASIYQTIDPRLSTLGVGPTVYPQRPGQAECDFYMKTGECKFGETCKFHHPIDRSAPTAKQTEPQTVKLTLAGLPRREGAVHCPYYMKTGTCKYGATCKFDHPPPGEVMVFPNLKELLMQKQ; encoded by the exons ATGGCCAAACAACTCTACGGCTACGGTGCCCCTGCAACAACATCGGCTTCCCGTTCCCGCACCGACTCCTATCTCACCGACTCGGTCTTGACCCGATACTTAGGCACCGGGTCGGACCCTCTGTCTTCGGATTCTTCGAAGTACTCGGCGAGCTCCTCCATGTATCTAACACAGAGCGATAGCGCACTCAGATACTCGGTCGATAGAGGCATTGCCTCGGCGGCAGCTGCTGCAACTTCTCCGCATTTGTCGTCTTGGCCACCACCACCTGGTGTTGATGCTCCTTCTGCTGTTGATTCGCTTGTTCCTGGCCTTAAACGCACTCCTGAAG TGCTCTATCATCCGACTCTTTTGGGTGCCCATAGCACAATTGGGCAAAGTGAGGATTGGTATTCTACCAACGCTTTAGCCAAGCGTGCTAGATTCGAGACCACAAGCCATCTTCCTATATATCCACAGAGGCCAGGGGAGAAGGATTGTGCCTACTATATGCTCACTCGAACCTGTAAATTTGGAGATACCTGCAAATTTGACCATCCAGTTTGGGTTCCCGAGGGTGGAATCCCAGATTGGAAAGAG gTTCCCCCTATTGCTACAAGTGAAACTTTTCCTGATAGACCAGGAGTGCCTGATTGTCCT TACTTTCTAAAAACTCAAAGGTGCAAGTATGGTTTGAACTGCAAGTTTAATCATCCAAAAGAAAAGATGTCTTTG GGTGTTTCAGAAAACACCAGTATTTCTGCCTTGCCAGAGAGACCTTCTGAGCCCCCATGTGCA TTCTATATGAAGACTGGGATTTGCAAATTTGGTGCAACCTGCAAATTTCATCACCCAAAAGATATCCAAATATCCTTGGCAGGACAAGGGAATGATGATGGTGTGCAAACTAATTCTGTAGTTGATAACGGGGGAATAACTGGAGATGTCAATGTGATTAAGGCCCTTGTGTCAGTTACCCCAGCCCTACTTCATAACTCCAAAGGACTTCCGATGAGACCG GGTGAAGTGGATTGTCCCTTCTATCTGAAAACTGGCAG TTGTAAGTACGGTGCCACTTGCCGCTATAATCATCCTGAGAGGACAG CAATCAATCCACCTGCTGCTGCAATCGGGCATCCAATCATAGCTCCTTCCATGGCAAATCTGAACCTCGGAGTTTTCAGTCCAGCTGCCTCTATATATCAAACTATTGACCCCAGATTGTCGACG CTGGGAGTGGGACCGACTGTCTATCCTCAACGACCTGGACAGGCAGAATGTGAT TTTTACATGAAGACTGGTGAGTGTAAGTTTGGGGAAACTTGCAAGTTTCATCACCCAATTGATCGTTCTGCACCTACAGCAAAGCAAACTGAACCACAGACTGTTAAGCTCACTCTTGCAGGGTTGCCAAGGAGAGAG GGTGCGGTTCACTGTCCATACTATATGAAGACTGGCACTTGCAAGTATGGTGCAACATGCAAATTTGACCACCCGCCTCCTGGAGAGGTCATGGTGTTTCCAAATCTCAAGGAACTCTTGATGCAGAAGCAATAG
- the LOC7462131 gene encoding isocitrate dehydrogenase [NADP] isoform X2: MIAVITQKQQVKMAFDKIKVTNPIVEMDGDEMTRVIWKSIKDKLIFPFLDLDIKYFDLGLPNRDATDDRVTIESAEATLKYNVAIKCATITPGTVFREPIICKNIPRLVSGWTMPICIGRHAFGDQYRATDTVIQGPGKLKLVFVPDGQSEKTEFEVFKFKGAGGVALSMYNTDESIHAFAEASMNTAYLKKWPLYLSTKNTILKKYDGRFKDIFQEVYEMQWKSKFEAAGIWYEHRLIDDMVAYALKSEGGYVWACKNYDGDVQSDFLAQGFGSLGLMTSVLVCPDGKTIEAEAAHGTVTRHYRVHQKGGETSTNSIASIFAWSRGLAHRAKLDGNVRLSDFTAKLEASCIGAVESGKMTKDLALLIHGPRVSRGRYLNTEEFIDAVAEELKARLLVRAKL; the protein is encoded by the exons atgATCGCAGTGATCACGCAGAAACAGCAAGTGAAAATggcatttgataaaattaaggtCACCAATCCCATTGTCGAAATGGACG GAGATGAAATGACTAGAGTTATTTGGAAATCAATTAAGGAcaag CTTATTTTCCCATTTTTGGATTTGGATATCAAGTATTTTGACCTCGGCCTGCCCAATCGTGATGCTACAGATGATAGAGTTACCATAGAAAGTGCTGAGGCTACTCTCAA ATATAATGTAGCAATCAAGTGTGCAACAATAACTCCAG GTACAGTTTTTAGAGAACCTATTATCTGCAAAAACATTCCAAGGCTTGTTTCAG gttGGACCATGCCAATCTGCATAGGAAGGCATGCATTTGGTGACCAGTACCGAGCGACTGATACAGTCATCCAAGGCCCTGGCAAACTGAAGCTGGTATTTG TACCTGATGGACAAAGTGAAAAGACAGAATTTGaggttttcaaattcaaaggagCTGGAGGTGTGGCTCTGTCCATGTATAACACTGATGAG TCCATCCATGCTTTCGCTGAAGCTTCAATGAACACTGCTTACCTGAAGAAGTGGCCGCTTTATCTTAGCACAAAAAATAccattcttaaaaaatatgatgGAAG ATTCAAGGACATATTCCAGGAAGTTTATGAAATGCAATGGAAATCCAAGTTTGAGGCTGCAGGAATTTG GTATGAACATCGTCTCATTGATGATATGGTTGCTTATGCTCTCAAAAGTGAAGGAGGTTATGTATGGGCATGCAAGAATTATGATGGAGATGTGCAGAGTGATTTCTTGGCCCAAG GATTTGGATCTCTTGGGTTGATGACTTCAGTATTG GTGTGCCCGGATGGAAAGACAATCGAAGCTGAAGCAGCCCATGGCACGGTTACCCGCCATTATCGGGTTCACCAGAAAGGAGGTGAAACCAGCACCAACAGCATAGCATCGATTTTTGCCTGGTCGAGAGGTCTTGCACACAG GGCAAAGTTGGACGGCAATGTTAGACTATCGGATTTTACTGCAAAACTAGAAGCATCCTGCATTGGAGCTGTTGAATCAGGGAAGATGACCAAGGATCTTGCACTTCTTATTCATGGGCCCAG GGTTAGTAGGGGTCGGTATCTGAATACAGAGGAGTTCATTGATGCTGTAGCTGAGGAGCTGAAGGCAAGACTGTTGGTCAGAGCAAAGTTGTAA
- the LOC7460661 gene encoding uncharacterized protein LOC7460661: MKYVLVTGGVVSGLGKGVTASSIGVLLKACGLRVTSIKIDPYLNTDAGTMSPFEHGEVFVLDDGGEVDLDLGNYERFLDVKLTRDNNITTGKIYQSVLEKERRGDYLGNTVQVVPHITDAIQEWIERVAMIPVDGKEGPADVCVIELGGTIGDIESMPFIEALGQFSYHVGPGNFCLIHVSLVPVLNVVGEQKTKPTQHSVRGLRGLGLTPNILACRSTKALNENVKAKLSQFCHVPAENVVTLYDVPNIWYIPLLLRDQKAHEAILKALKLLGVAREPDLQDWITRTRVYDVLLEPVKIAMVGKYTGLSDSYLSVLKALLHASVACRRKLVVEWVAAGDLEDVTAKEAPDVYKNAWNLLKGSDGVVVPGGFGDRGVQGKIIAAKYARENKVPFLGICLGMQIAVIEFAQSVLGLDDANSTEFDPQTSHPCVIFMPEGSKTHMGGTMRLGSRRTYFKVPNCKSAKLYGNASFVDERHRHRYEVNPDMVPQFENAGLSFVGRDETGQRMEVIELPSHPYFVGAQFHPEFKSRPGKPSALFLGLIAAASGQLDAVLQNYGHASKLLPNGMSNGKPTVKPYQNGNAIKSSNGSLNGVYSNGNGVHY, translated from the exons ATGAAGTACGTATTGGTTACTGGTGGTGTGGTTAGTGGACTTGGCAAAGGTGTTACTGCCAGTAGTATTGGTGTTCTCCTCAAAGCTTGTGGCCTTCGAGTTACTTCTATTAAGATtg ACCCTTACCTAAATACTGATGCGGGCACCATGTCTCCTTTTGAGCATGGAGAGGTCTTTGTCTTGGATGATGGCGGTGAG GTGGATCTGGACCTTGGTAATTACGAGCGGTTTCTAGACGTTAAGTTAACCCGTGACAACAATATCACAACTGGAAAAATATACCAG TCTGTTCTGGagaaggagaggagaggagattATCTTGGAAATACTGTGCAG GTAGTTCCACACATCACAGATGCCATCCAAGAGTGGATAGAGCGTGTAGCCATGATACCAGTGGATGGAAAAGAAGGTCCAGCTGATGTTTGTGTCATTGAACTTGGTGGAACTATAG GGGACATTGAATCTATGCCATTTATTGAGGCACTTGGCCAGTTCTCTTATCATGTGG GCCCTGGAAATTTCTGTTTGATCCATGTCAGCCTGGTGCCTGTTCTTAATGTTGTTGGTGAACAG AAAACGAAGCCTACCCAGCATAGTGTTAGGGGACTTAGAGGACTTGGGTTGACCCCAAACATTCTTGCTTGTCGCAGCACTAAG GCACTCAATGAGAATGTTAAGGCCAAACTATCCCAGTTTTGTCATGTGCCG GCTGAAAATGTTGTCACCCTATATGATGTCCCAAATATTTGGTACATTCCTCTACTACTAAGA GATCAGAAGGCACATGAAGCAATCTTGAAAGCACTGAAACTTCTAGG TGTTGCCAGGGAGCCTGATTTACAGGACTGGATTACTAGGACAAGAGTCTATGACGTACTTCTTGAACCT GTTAAAATTGCCATGGTTGGAAAATATACTGGCCTTTCTGATTCTTACCTCTCTGTTTTGAAG GCTCTTTTGCATGCTTCTGTTGCTTGCCGGCGAAAGCTTGTTGTAGAATGGGTGGCTGCAGGTGATCTTGAAGATGTTACTGCTAAAGAG GCACCTGATGTTTATAAAAATGCATGGAATCTTTTGAAG GGCTCTGATGGTGTTGTAGTTCCAGGAGGGTTTGGTGATAGAGGGGTTCAAGGAAAAATTATTGCTGCAAAGTATGCTCGTGAGAACAAAGTTCCATTCCTGGGCATTTGCCTGGGGATGCAAATTGCTGTAATTGAATTTGCTCAATCTGTTCTTGGTTTGGATGACGCAAACAGCACagaatttgatcctcaaacttcaCATCCTTGTGTCATATTTATGCCAGAG GGTTCCAAAACTCACATGGGGGGAACTATGCGTCTGGGTTCAAGAAGAACTTATTTCAAAGTTCCTAATTGCAAATCTGCAAAGTT GTACGGCAATGCcagttttgttgatgagcgTCATCGGCATAGATATGAG GTCAATCCAGACATGGTACCACAATTTGAAAATGCTGGTCTATCATTTGTTGGCAGAGATGAAACTGGCCAGCGCATGGAG GTCATTGAACTGCCTAGTCATCCATACTTTGTTGGTGCTCAGTTCCATCCTGAATTCAAGTCAAGGCCAGGAAAACCTTCAGCTCTTTTCTTAG GACTTATAGCAGCAGCAAGTGGGCAGTTGGATGCCGTCCTGCAAAATTATGGCCATGCAAGCAAGCTATTGCCAAATGGAATGAGCAATGGAAAACCAACAGTGAAACCCTATCAAAATGGGAACGCCATTAAGTCTTCGAATGGATCATTAAATGGTGTATATAGCAATGGCAATGGTGTGCACTATTAA
- the LOC7460660 gene encoding protein SOMBRERO, with protein sequence MMTGNGQLSVPPGFRFHPTDEELLYYYLRKKVSYEAIDLDVIREVDLNKLEPWDLRDKCKIGSGPQNEWYFFSHKDKKYPTGTRTNRATTAGFWKATGRDKAIHISNSQRIGMRKTLVFYTGRAPHGQKTDWIMHEYRLDDDNSEVQEDGWVVCRVFKKKNQTRGFLPEVSQEVHFSHMKASASSFPLDPKQNHLQSLYQDYTLDGSMHLPQLFSPDSAVAPSFVSPLSLNNMNDIECSQNLLRLTPSGCGFVHPAGRFNGDWSFLDKLLASHQNLDHQQHYQNKRNSSSQIVDPVGTSTQKFPFQHLGFETDILRFSK encoded by the exons ATGATGACAGGAAACGGACAACTATCAGTTCCTCCAGGTTTCAGATTCCATCCAACAGATGAAGAGCTTCTGTACTATTATCTGAGGAAGAAGGTCTCTTATGAAGCCATTGACCTAGATGTTATCAGGGAGGTGGACCTCAATAAACTTGAGCCATGGGATCTCAGAG ATAAATGCAAGATTGGTTCGGGTCCTCAAAATGAGTGGTATTTTTTCAGTCACAAGGACAAGAAATATCCAACCGGAACCCGAACAAATCGGGCAACCACAGCAGGTTTTTGGAAAGCAACAGGAAGGGATAAGGCCATCCATATTAGCAACTCTCAGAGGATCGGTATGAGAAAAACCCTAGTCTTCTACACTGGACGTGCTCCTCATGGTCAAAAGACAGATTGGATCATGCATGAGTACCGCTTGGACGATGACAACTCTGAGGTTCAG GAAGATGGTTGGGTTGTCTGCAGGGTTTTCAAGAAGAAGAATCAAACCAGAGGTTTCCTACCAGAAGTTTCTCAAGAAGTACACTTCTCTCACATGAAGGCCAGCGCTTCTTCTTTTCCACTagatccaaaacaaaaccacTTGCAATCACTATATCAAGACTATACCCTTGATGGATCCATGCATCTACCACAGTTATTTAGTCCAGACTCAGCTGTTGCCCCATCGTTTGTGTCACCCCTCTCTTTGAACAACATGAACGACATTGAGTGCTCACAGAACTTGTTGAGGTTAACACCGAGTGGTTGTGGATTTGTGCACCCTGCAGGGAGGTTCAATGGTGATTGGTCATTTCTGGACAAGCTTCTTGCTTCTCATCAAAACCTGGATCATCAGCAGCActatcaaaacaaaaggaattcaTCATCCCAAATTGTTGATCCTGTGGGTACTTCAACTCAGAAATTCCCATTTCAACACCTTGGCTTCGAGACTGACATTCTGAGATTTTCCAAGTAG
- the LOC7462131 gene encoding isocitrate dehydrogenase [NADP] isoform X1 translates to MIAVITQKQQVKMAFDKIKVTNPIVEMDGDEMTRVIWKSIKDKLIFPFLDLDIKYFDLGLPNRDATDDRVTIESAEATLKYNVAIKCATITPDEGRVKEFNLKNMWKSPNGTIRNILNGTVFREPIICKNIPRLVSGWTMPICIGRHAFGDQYRATDTVIQGPGKLKLVFVPDGQSEKTEFEVFKFKGAGGVALSMYNTDESIHAFAEASMNTAYLKKWPLYLSTKNTILKKYDGRFKDIFQEVYEMQWKSKFEAAGIWYEHRLIDDMVAYALKSEGGYVWACKNYDGDVQSDFLAQGFGSLGLMTSVLVCPDGKTIEAEAAHGTVTRHYRVHQKGGETSTNSIASIFAWSRGLAHRAKLDGNVRLSDFTAKLEASCIGAVESGKMTKDLALLIHGPRVSRGRYLNTEEFIDAVAEELKARLLVRAKL, encoded by the exons atgATCGCAGTGATCACGCAGAAACAGCAAGTGAAAATggcatttgataaaattaaggtCACCAATCCCATTGTCGAAATGGACG GAGATGAAATGACTAGAGTTATTTGGAAATCAATTAAGGAcaag CTTATTTTCCCATTTTTGGATTTGGATATCAAGTATTTTGACCTCGGCCTGCCCAATCGTGATGCTACAGATGATAGAGTTACCATAGAAAGTGCTGAGGCTACTCTCAA ATATAATGTAGCAATCAAGTGTGCAACAATAACTCCAG ATGAAGGCCGTGTTAAGGagtttaacttgaaaaatatgtGGAAGAGTCCAAATGGGACGATTCGCAACATTTTAAATG GTACAGTTTTTAGAGAACCTATTATCTGCAAAAACATTCCAAGGCTTGTTTCAG gttGGACCATGCCAATCTGCATAGGAAGGCATGCATTTGGTGACCAGTACCGAGCGACTGATACAGTCATCCAAGGCCCTGGCAAACTGAAGCTGGTATTTG TACCTGATGGACAAAGTGAAAAGACAGAATTTGaggttttcaaattcaaaggagCTGGAGGTGTGGCTCTGTCCATGTATAACACTGATGAG TCCATCCATGCTTTCGCTGAAGCTTCAATGAACACTGCTTACCTGAAGAAGTGGCCGCTTTATCTTAGCACAAAAAATAccattcttaaaaaatatgatgGAAG ATTCAAGGACATATTCCAGGAAGTTTATGAAATGCAATGGAAATCCAAGTTTGAGGCTGCAGGAATTTG GTATGAACATCGTCTCATTGATGATATGGTTGCTTATGCTCTCAAAAGTGAAGGAGGTTATGTATGGGCATGCAAGAATTATGATGGAGATGTGCAGAGTGATTTCTTGGCCCAAG GATTTGGATCTCTTGGGTTGATGACTTCAGTATTG GTGTGCCCGGATGGAAAGACAATCGAAGCTGAAGCAGCCCATGGCACGGTTACCCGCCATTATCGGGTTCACCAGAAAGGAGGTGAAACCAGCACCAACAGCATAGCATCGATTTTTGCCTGGTCGAGAGGTCTTGCACACAG GGCAAAGTTGGACGGCAATGTTAGACTATCGGATTTTACTGCAAAACTAGAAGCATCCTGCATTGGAGCTGTTGAATCAGGGAAGATGACCAAGGATCTTGCACTTCTTATTCATGGGCCCAG GGTTAGTAGGGGTCGGTATCTGAATACAGAGGAGTTCATTGATGCTGTAGCTGAGGAGCTGAAGGCAAGACTGTTGGTCAGAGCAAAGTTGTAA